The proteins below come from a single Antennarius striatus isolate MH-2024 chromosome 18, ASM4005453v1, whole genome shotgun sequence genomic window:
- the kcnmb3 gene encoding calcium-activated potassium channel subunit beta-3, whose protein sequence is MFLKTASPRRSFTVPININLQGARRRQARDLLQTTPQELDWSRGPDWRGGGPRTRTLTQVSSVGEDRAVLLGFTMMAFSVLMFFVVGITMVQPYVSSNWTEVSCVLLSTEVLQEWVDCRGVSTVPCLRVKVNLTSSNQTAFLHLDEELVLLALECFYIPKCRMDRAELQEEVEKVQKSLDNQLESASSCLSDAAAHPGEAVLRRKYGRGDTLFALLWPGLMLGGGALLVGLVKLTQVLAHLAAEARCEAPGVKLTSRLTRGKLYRLLQRHGSQSPS, encoded by the exons ATGTTTTTGAAAACAGCTTCTCCTCGCCGGTCGTTCACCGTCCCCATTAACATCAACCTGCAGGGCGCTCGCAGGCGGCAGGCACG GGATTTACTGCAGACGACCCCTCAGGAGCTGGACTGGAGCCGGGGGCCGGACTGGCGCGGGGGGGGCCCGCGGACCCGGACCCTGACGCAGGTGTCGAGCGTGGGCGAGGACCGAGCCGTCCTGCTGGGCTTCACCATGATGGCGTTCTCCGTGCTCATGTTCTTCGTGGTCGGCATCACCATGGTCCAACCGTACGTCAGCAG TAACTGGACGGAGGTCAGCTGTGTTCTTCTGAGCACCGAGGTCCTCCAGGAGTGGGTGGACTGCCGAGGCGTGAGCACCGTGCCTTGCCTGAGGGTAAAGGTCAACCTCACCTCCTCCAATCAGACGGCGTTTCTCCATCTCGATGAGGAATTGGTCCTCCTCGCACTGGAG TGTTTCTACATCCCAAAATGTCGGATGGACCGGGCGGAACTTCAAGAAGAAGTTGAGAAAGTGCAGAAGAGCCTGGACAATCAGCTGGAGAGCGCCTCGTCGTGCCTCTCTGACGCCGCCGCTCACCCCGGCGAGGCCGTCCTGCGGAGGAAGTACGGCCGCGGCGACACCCTGTTCGCCCTGCTGTGGCCCGGCCTGatgctggggggcggggctctgcTGGTGGGGCTCGTCAAGCTGACGCAGGTCTTGGCCCACCTCGCCGCCGAGGCGCGCTGCGAGGCGCCGGGGGTCAAGCTGACCTCCAGGCTGACTCGTGGGAAGCTGTACCGGCTCCTCCAGAGGCACGGGTCGCAGTCGCCCTCGTGA
- the mfsd8l2 gene encoding major facilitator superfamily domain-containing protein 8 isoform X1 translates to MENRTKRNLTFFTIGLIFTLSGVEYAVILPTIWKYLQILEAPPYFLGLGLSAFSLSGLLTGPFFGLWSDRTKTTKSIILFSNLFEIAGNFMYFMGYSKWLLLSSRLVAGVGAGAGSSIFGFLTRSTSPEERAGIFAAIMACRQAGLLVGPAFNLFLRLCDFKVGPFVVNKYTSPGVMAAMRSIFMCLLWVLLQFVVLAIYWDVPPVGSQEGVAMEMKQEEGHEEEEEEEEEDEEVPLMRSEEPVQTYKAVKLDKSDVSAGASASSNCFKPFGIGRELLREELVVLLTAQFITLFNQTALETMVTPLTQRFFGFGELANSLMYSLCGVEVILGFFFVRWLSRKVEDRAVLAAGLLICCSACIWCLIFLCKPQGGYGWELSTFIIGVFLQLLGLPFVAVSQVSLFSKVTAEKTQGFSHGVRRSVGGLATILGPLWAGGLTNNLYIMLGMMLMLLVMITVMTAVSYSRLTEAGAGQRVQSSDRRRKLQSAS, encoded by the exons ATGGAGAATCGCACCAAGAGGAATCTAACTTTTTTCACCATCGGACTAATATTTACTCTGAGCGGCGTCGAATACG CTGTCATTCTTCCAACCATATGGAAGTATCTCCAGATCCTGGAGGCCCCCCCGTACTTCCTGGGTCTGGGTCTGTCAGCCTTCAGTCTCAGCGGGCTGCTCACTGGCCCGTTTTTCGGGCTCTGGTCCGACCGGACCAAAACTACAAAGTCCATCATCCTTTTCTCCAACCTGTTTGAAATCGCTG GTAACTTCATGTATTTTATGGGATACTCAAAGTGGCTGTTGCTAAGCAGCCGGCTGGTGGCAG GTGTTGGAGCTGGAGCCGGCTCCTCCATCTTTGGCTTCCTGACCCGGAGCACCTCGCCGGAGGAGCGCGCCGGTATCTTCGCCGCCATCATGGCGTGCCGACAAGCCGGCCTCCTTGTTG GACCGGCGTTCAACCTGTTCCTGCGTCTGTGCGATTTCAAAGTGGGGCCCTTTGTGGTGAACAAATACACGTCCCCTGGGGTAATGGCAGCAATGCGATCA ATCTTCATGTGTCTGCTGTGGGTGCtgctccagtttgtggtcctggCTATATACTGGGATGTACCTCCTGTCGGCTCGCAGGAAGGAGTGGCGATGGAGATGAAACAAGAAGAGGgccatgaggaagaggaggaggaggaggaggaggacgaggaggtgCCACTGATGAGGTCCGAAGAGCCGGTGCAAACGTACAAAGCCGTCAAACTGGACAAATCGGATGTCTCCGCCGGAGCCTCGGCATCGTCGAATTGTTTCAAACCCTTCGGCATCGGCAGAG AGCTgctgagagaggagttagtcgTTCTCCTCACGGCTCAGTTCATCACTCTCTTCAATCAGACGGCGCTGGAG ACCATGGTGACTCCTCTGACGCAACGCTTCTTTGGCTTCGGCGAGCTGGCCAACAGCCTGATGTACAGCCTGTGCGGCGTGGAGGTCATCCTGGGCTTCTTCTTCGTACGCTGGCTGAGCAGGAAGGTGGAGGACCGCGCCGTGTTGGCCGCCGGCCTGCTCATCTGCTGCTCGGCTTGTATCTGGTgcctcatcttcctctgcaAACCTCAAG GTGGTTATGGATGGGAGCTGTCGACTTTCATCATCGGAGTGTTTCTGCAGCTGCTCGGGCTTCCCTTCGTGGCCGTGTCTCAGGTGTCCCTCTTCTCCAAAGTTactgcagagaaaacacaag GTTTCAGCCACGGCGTCAGGCGCTCGGTCGGGGGCCTGGCCACCATCCTGGGCCCCCTGTGGGCCGGAGGATTGAccaataatttatatataatgcTGGGCATGATGCTAATGCTCCTTGTGATGATCACG GTTATGACAGCTGTGTCTTACAGCCGCCTGACGGAGGCCGGAGCTGGTCAGCGAGTTCAGAGctctgacaggaggaggaagctgcaGTCGGCctcatga
- the mfsd8l2 gene encoding major facilitator superfamily domain-containing protein 8 isoform X2, which translates to MENRTKRNLTFFTIGLIFTLSGVEYAVILPTIWKYLQILEAPPYFLGLGLSAFSLSGLLTGPFFGLWSDRTKTTKSIILFSNLFEIAGNFMYFMGYSKWLLLSSRLVAGVGAGAGSSIFGFLTRSTSPEERAGIFAAIMACRQAGLLVGPAFNLFLRLCDFKVGPFVVNKYTSPGIFMCLLWVLLQFVVLAIYWDVPPVGSQEGVAMEMKQEEGHEEEEEEEEEDEEVPLMRSEEPVQTYKAVKLDKSDVSAGASASSNCFKPFGIGRELLREELVVLLTAQFITLFNQTALETMVTPLTQRFFGFGELANSLMYSLCGVEVILGFFFVRWLSRKVEDRAVLAAGLLICCSACIWCLIFLCKPQGGYGWELSTFIIGVFLQLLGLPFVAVSQVSLFSKVTAEKTQGFSHGVRRSVGGLATILGPLWAGGLTNNLYIMLGMMLMLLVMITVMTAVSYSRLTEAGAGQRVQSSDRRRKLQSAS; encoded by the exons ATGGAGAATCGCACCAAGAGGAATCTAACTTTTTTCACCATCGGACTAATATTTACTCTGAGCGGCGTCGAATACG CTGTCATTCTTCCAACCATATGGAAGTATCTCCAGATCCTGGAGGCCCCCCCGTACTTCCTGGGTCTGGGTCTGTCAGCCTTCAGTCTCAGCGGGCTGCTCACTGGCCCGTTTTTCGGGCTCTGGTCCGACCGGACCAAAACTACAAAGTCCATCATCCTTTTCTCCAACCTGTTTGAAATCGCTG GTAACTTCATGTATTTTATGGGATACTCAAAGTGGCTGTTGCTAAGCAGCCGGCTGGTGGCAG GTGTTGGAGCTGGAGCCGGCTCCTCCATCTTTGGCTTCCTGACCCGGAGCACCTCGCCGGAGGAGCGCGCCGGTATCTTCGCCGCCATCATGGCGTGCCGACAAGCCGGCCTCCTTGTTG GACCGGCGTTCAACCTGTTCCTGCGTCTGTGCGATTTCAAAGTGGGGCCCTTTGTGGTGAACAAATACACGTCCCCTGGG ATCTTCATGTGTCTGCTGTGGGTGCtgctccagtttgtggtcctggCTATATACTGGGATGTACCTCCTGTCGGCTCGCAGGAAGGAGTGGCGATGGAGATGAAACAAGAAGAGGgccatgaggaagaggaggaggaggaggaggaggacgaggaggtgCCACTGATGAGGTCCGAAGAGCCGGTGCAAACGTACAAAGCCGTCAAACTGGACAAATCGGATGTCTCCGCCGGAGCCTCGGCATCGTCGAATTGTTTCAAACCCTTCGGCATCGGCAGAG AGCTgctgagagaggagttagtcgTTCTCCTCACGGCTCAGTTCATCACTCTCTTCAATCAGACGGCGCTGGAG ACCATGGTGACTCCTCTGACGCAACGCTTCTTTGGCTTCGGCGAGCTGGCCAACAGCCTGATGTACAGCCTGTGCGGCGTGGAGGTCATCCTGGGCTTCTTCTTCGTACGCTGGCTGAGCAGGAAGGTGGAGGACCGCGCCGTGTTGGCCGCCGGCCTGCTCATCTGCTGCTCGGCTTGTATCTGGTgcctcatcttcctctgcaAACCTCAAG GTGGTTATGGATGGGAGCTGTCGACTTTCATCATCGGAGTGTTTCTGCAGCTGCTCGGGCTTCCCTTCGTGGCCGTGTCTCAGGTGTCCCTCTTCTCCAAAGTTactgcagagaaaacacaag GTTTCAGCCACGGCGTCAGGCGCTCGGTCGGGGGCCTGGCCACCATCCTGGGCCCCCTGTGGGCCGGAGGATTGAccaataatttatatataatgcTGGGCATGATGCTAATGCTCCTTGTGATGATCACG GTTATGACAGCTGTGTCTTACAGCCGCCTGACGGAGGCCGGAGCTGGTCAGCGAGTTCAGAGctctgacaggaggaggaagctgcaGTCGGCctcatga
- the mfsd8l2 gene encoding major facilitator superfamily domain-containing protein 8 isoform X3, which translates to MMHHDHTHTYTHTHTHTHTEGVLLLSGVGAGAGSSIFGFLTRSTSPEERAGIFAAIMACRQAGLLVGPAFNLFLRLCDFKVGPFVVNKYTSPGVMAAMRSIFMCLLWVLLQFVVLAIYWDVPPVGSQEGVAMEMKQEEGHEEEEEEEEEDEEVPLMRSEEPVQTYKAVKLDKSDVSAGASASSNCFKPFGIGRELLREELVVLLTAQFITLFNQTALETMVTPLTQRFFGFGELANSLMYSLCGVEVILGFFFVRWLSRKVEDRAVLAAGLLICCSACIWCLIFLCKPQGGYGWELSTFIIGVFLQLLGLPFVAVSQVSLFSKVTAEKTQGFSHGVRRSVGGLATILGPLWAGGLTNNLYIMLGMMLMLLVMITVMTAVSYSRLTEAGAGQRVQSSDRRRKLQSAS; encoded by the exons ATGATGCAccatgatcacacacacacatacacacacacacacacacacacacacactgaaggtgTTCTCCTCCTCTCAGGTGTTGGAGCTGGAGCCGGCTCCTCCATCTTTGGCTTCCTGACCCGGAGCACCTCGCCGGAGGAGCGCGCCGGTATCTTCGCCGCCATCATGGCGTGCCGACAAGCCGGCCTCCTTGTTG GACCGGCGTTCAACCTGTTCCTGCGTCTGTGCGATTTCAAAGTGGGGCCCTTTGTGGTGAACAAATACACGTCCCCTGGGGTAATGGCAGCAATGCGATCA ATCTTCATGTGTCTGCTGTGGGTGCtgctccagtttgtggtcctggCTATATACTGGGATGTACCTCCTGTCGGCTCGCAGGAAGGAGTGGCGATGGAGATGAAACAAGAAGAGGgccatgaggaagaggaggaggaggaggaggaggacgaggaggtgCCACTGATGAGGTCCGAAGAGCCGGTGCAAACGTACAAAGCCGTCAAACTGGACAAATCGGATGTCTCCGCCGGAGCCTCGGCATCGTCGAATTGTTTCAAACCCTTCGGCATCGGCAGAG AGCTgctgagagaggagttagtcgTTCTCCTCACGGCTCAGTTCATCACTCTCTTCAATCAGACGGCGCTGGAG ACCATGGTGACTCCTCTGACGCAACGCTTCTTTGGCTTCGGCGAGCTGGCCAACAGCCTGATGTACAGCCTGTGCGGCGTGGAGGTCATCCTGGGCTTCTTCTTCGTACGCTGGCTGAGCAGGAAGGTGGAGGACCGCGCCGTGTTGGCCGCCGGCCTGCTCATCTGCTGCTCGGCTTGTATCTGGTgcctcatcttcctctgcaAACCTCAAG GTGGTTATGGATGGGAGCTGTCGACTTTCATCATCGGAGTGTTTCTGCAGCTGCTCGGGCTTCCCTTCGTGGCCGTGTCTCAGGTGTCCCTCTTCTCCAAAGTTactgcagagaaaacacaag GTTTCAGCCACGGCGTCAGGCGCTCGGTCGGGGGCCTGGCCACCATCCTGGGCCCCCTGTGGGCCGGAGGATTGAccaataatttatatataatgcTGGGCATGATGCTAATGCTCCTTGTGATGATCACG GTTATGACAGCTGTGTCTTACAGCCGCCTGACGGAGGCCGGAGCTGGTCAGCGAGTTCAGAGctctgacaggaggaggaagctgcaGTCGGCctcatga
- the LOC137611968 gene encoding calcium-activated potassium channel subunit beta-2-like isoform X2, whose product MFFVAGARNSSTSGGGNERRSFYQKFREVDLIDKKKTVTALKPGEDRAILLGLGMILSSVMMYFVLGITILRSYADRYRLPIPHLKQEVYVSVNNTGRVSRLSHNEETQDTSSECFYVPRCQKDSVSMHVMIMNISERLKANTQVPCYYDPSEQQETVLLTRLYDHAVVFQSLLWPSCMLTGGALIIVMVKLTQYLSRLCEEIGKIKR is encoded by the exons ATGTTTTTTGTGGCGGGGGCCAGAAATTCATCCACCTCAGGAGGAGGGAATGAAAGGAG GTCGTTCTACCAGAAGTTCCGTGAGGTGGACCTGATAGACAAGAAGAAAACGGTGACGGCGCTGAAGCCCGGGGAGGATCGGGCCATCCTCCTGGGACTGGGAATGATCCTGTCTTCAGTCATGATGTACTTTGTGTTGGGGATCACGATATTACGCTCCTATGCAGACAGGTACAGGCTTCCCATCCCCCATCTGAAACAAGAG GTCTATGTGAGCGtcaacaacacaggcagggtcAGCCGGTTATCTCACAACGAAGAGACCCAAGACACCAGCTCCGAA TGCTTCTACGTGCCCCGGTGCCAGAAGGACAGCGTGTCCATGCATGTGATGATCATGAACATCTCTGAGCGGCTGAAGGCCAACACGCAGGTGCCCTGCTACTACGACCCCAGCGAGCAGCAGGAGACCGTCCTCCTGACCCGCCTCTACGACCACGCCGTCGTCTTCCAGTCGCTGCTGTGGCCCTCCTGCATGCTCACGGGAGGGGCCCTCATCATCGTGATGGTCAAGCTCACGCAGTACCTCTCCAGGCTGTGCGAGGAGATAGGGAAGATCAAGAGGTGA
- the LOC137611968 gene encoding calcium-activated potassium channel subunit beta-2-like isoform X1 yields MFFVAGARNSSTSGGGNERRSFYQKFREVDLIDKKKTVTALKPGEDRAILLGLGMILSSVMMYFVLGITILRSYADSVWTEEGLCVVLNSTITADMNCSYNCGSDCWRVSKYPCLQVYVSVNNTGRVSRLSHNEETQDTSSECFYVPRCQKDSVSMHVMIMNISERLKANTQVPCYYDPSEQQETVLLTRLYDHAVVFQSLLWPSCMLTGGALIIVMVKLTQYLSRLCEEIGKIKR; encoded by the exons ATGTTTTTTGTGGCGGGGGCCAGAAATTCATCCACCTCAGGAGGAGGGAATGAAAGGAG GTCGTTCTACCAGAAGTTCCGTGAGGTGGACCTGATAGACAAGAAGAAAACGGTGACGGCGCTGAAGCCCGGGGAGGATCGGGCCATCCTCCTGGGACTGGGAATGATCCTGTCTTCAGTCATGATGTACTTTGTGTTGGGGATCACGATATTACGCTCCTATGCAGACAG CGTGTGGACAGAGGAGGGTCTGTGTGTTGTTCTCAACTCCACCATCACAGCAGACATGAACTGTTCCTATAACTGTGGCTCAGACTGCTGGAGAGTCTCCAAATACCCCTGTCTGCAGGTCTATGTGAGCGtcaacaacacaggcagggtcAGCCGGTTATCTCACAACGAAGAGACCCAAGACACCAGCTCCGAA TGCTTCTACGTGCCCCGGTGCCAGAAGGACAGCGTGTCCATGCATGTGATGATCATGAACATCTCTGAGCGGCTGAAGGCCAACACGCAGGTGCCCTGCTACTACGACCCCAGCGAGCAGCAGGAGACCGTCCTCCTGACCCGCCTCTACGACCACGCCGTCGTCTTCCAGTCGCTGCTGTGGCCCTCCTGCATGCTCACGGGAGGGGCCCTCATCATCGTGATGGTCAAGCTCACGCAGTACCTCTCCAGGCTGTGCGAGGAGATAGGGAAGATCAAGAGGTGA
- the LOC137611966 gene encoding phosphatidylinositol 4,5-bisphosphate 3-kinase catalytic subunit alpha isoform, producing the protein MPPRPSSGELWGMHLMPPNILVDCLLPNGMILTLECLREATLITVKHELFKEARKYPLYHLLQEESSYIFVSVTQEAEREEFYDETRRLCDLRLFQAFLKVIEPVGNREEKILNREIGFAIGMPICEFDLVKDPEVQDFRRNILNVCKEAVDLRDSNGPHSRALYVYPPNVESVSELPRHIYNKLDKGQIIVVIWVIVSPSNDKQKYTLKINHDYVPEQVIAEAIRKKTRSMLLSQEQLKMCVQEYQGKYILKVCGCDEYLLEKYPLSQYKYIRSCIMLGRMPNLMLMAKDSLYTQLPMDNFSMPSYARRISTATPYMNGETATKSLWTINGRLRIRILCATYVNVNIRDIDKIYVRTGIYHGGEQLCDNVNTQRVPCSNPRWNEWLNYDMYIPDIPRAARLCLSICSVKGRKGAKEEHCPLAWGNINLFDYTHTLVSGKMALNLWPVPHGLEDLLNPIGVTGSNPNKETPCLELEFDHFSCPVKYPDMTIIEDHANWNISRELGFNYCHTGLSNRLARDNPLTDTDNEQLRQVCTRDPLSEITEQEKDFLWRHRQDCLNMPEILPKILLAVKWNSRDEISQMYCLLKDWPAIKPEQAMELLDCNFPDPMIREFAVKCLEKYLTDDKLSQYLIQLVQVLKYEQYLDNPLARFLLKKALTNQRIGHFFFWHLKSEMHNKTVSQRFGLLLESYCRACGMYLKHLSRQVEAMEKLINLTDLLKQEKKDEAQKVQMKFLVEQMRRPDYMDALQSFTSPLNPAHQLGTLRLEECRMMSSAKRPLWLNWENPDMMSELLFQNNEIIFKNGDDLRQDMLTLQIIRIMENIWQNQGLDLRMLPYGCLSIGDCVGLIEVVRNSHTIMQIQCKGGLKGALQFNSHTLHQWLKDKNKGEMYDQAIDLFTRSCAGYCVATFILGIGDRHNSNIMVKDDGQLFHIDFGHFLDHKKKKFGYKRERVPFVLTQDFLIVISKGTQECTKTREFERFQEMCYKAYLAIRQHANLFINLFSMMLGSGMPELQSFDDIAYIRKTLALDKTEQEALDYFMKQMNDAHHGGWTTKMDWIFHTIRQHAMN; encoded by the exons ATGCCCCCCCGGCCGTCGTCAGGAGAGCTATGGGGGATGCACTTGATGCCCCCCAACATCCTGGTGGACTGCCTGCTGCCGAACGGCATGATCCTGACGCTGGAGTGCCTCCGGGAAGCCACGCTGATCACCGTCAAACACGAGCTCTTCAAGGAGGCCAGGAAGTACCCGCTGTACCacctgctgcaggaggagagcTCCTACATCTTTGTCAGCGTCACCCAGGAAGCCGAGCGAGAGGAGTTCTACGATGAGACCAGGAGGTTGTGCGATCTCAGGCTCTTCCAGGCCTTCCTTAAAGTTATCGAGCCGGTGGGCAACAGGGAAGAGAAGATTCTGAACAGAGAGATCG GTTTTGCTATCGGAATGCCCATATGTGAGTTTGATTTGGTGAAAGATCCGGAGGTGCAGGACTTCAGaaggaatattttaaatgtttgcaaaGAGGCTGTGGACCTCAGAGACAGTAACGGACCCCACAGCAGGGCTTTGTACGTCTATCCTCCCAACGTGGAGTCTGTTTCCGAGCTTCCCAGACACATCTACAACAAACTAGATAAAG GTCAAATCATTGTGGTCATATGGGTTATCGTGTCGCCTAGCAACGACAAGCAGAAGTACACGCTGAAGATCAACCACGACTACGTGCCGGAGCAGGTGATCGCCGAAGCCATCCGGAAGAAGACGCGCAGCATGCTGCTGTCCcaggagcagctgaagatgtGTGTGCAGGAGTACCAGGGGAAGTACATCCTGAAGGTGTGCGGCTGCGACGAGTACTTACTGGAGAAATACCCCCTGAGTCAGTACAAG TACATACGCAGCTGCATCATGCTGGGACGGATGCCCAACTTGATGCTGATGGCGAAGGACAGTTTGTACACCCAGCTGCCGATGGACAACTTCAGCATGCCGTCGTACGCGCGGCGGATTTCCACGGCGACGCCCTACATGAACGGAGAAACGGCCACCAAGTCTCTGTGGACGATCAACGGAAGGCTGAGGATCCGGATCCTGTGCGCCACCTACGTCAATGTCAACATCAGAGACATCGATAAG ATCTACGTCCGGACGGGGATTTACCACGGTGGGGAGCAGTTGTGTGACAACGTCAACACCCAGCGAGTGCCTTGCTCGAACCCGAG GTGGAACGAGTGGCTGAACTACGACATGTACATTCCAGACATTCCCCGCGCCGCCCGGCTCTGCCTCTCCATCTGCTCCGTGAAAGGACGGAAGGGAGCCAAGGAG GAGCATTGCCCCCTGGCCTGGGGCAACATCAACCTGTTCGACTACACGCACACGCTGGTGTCCGGGAAGATGGCGCTCAACCTGTGGCCCGTCCCTCACGGCCTGGAAGACCTGCTCAACCCCATCGGCGTGACGGGCTCCAACCCCAACAAG GAGACTCCCTGTCTGGAGCTGGAGTTCGACCACTTCAGCTGCCCGGTCAAGTACCCCGACATGACCATCATAGAGGACCACGCTAACTGGAACATATCCAGAGAGCTGGGCTTCAACTACTGCCACACGGGCCTG AGCAACAGACTGGCACGCGACAACCCGCTGACGGACACCGACAACGAGCAGCTTCGCCAGGTGTGTACCCGAGACCCGCTGTCTGAAATCACTGAGCAGGAAAAAGACTTCCTCTGGAGGCACAG ACAAGACTGCCTCAATATGCCGGAGATCCTTCCCAAGATCCTCTTGGCTGTGAAATGGAACTCAAGAGATGAGATTTCCCAG atgtactgccTTCTGAAGGACTGGCCCGCTATCAAACCAGAACAAGCCATGGAGCTGCTGGATTGTAACTTCCCCGATCCGATGATCAGAGAGTTTGCCGTGAAGTGCCTTGAGAAATACCTGACAGACGACAAGCTCTCCCAGTACCTCATCCAGCTGGTTCAA GTTCTGAAGTACGAGCAGTACCTCGATAACCCACTCGCACGCTTCCTGCTGAAAAAGGCATTAACCAATCAGAGGATAGGACATTTCTTCTTCTGGCATTTGAA GTCGGAGATGCACAACAAGACGGTGAGCCAGCGGTTCGGGCTGCTGCTTGAGTCGTACTGCCGGGCGTGTGGCATGTACCTGAAGCACCTGAGCCGACAGgtggaggccatggagaagctCATTAATCTCACCGATCTcctaaaacaggagaaaaaagacGAGGCGCAGAAG GTTCAGATGAAGTTTCTGGTGGAGCAGATGAGACGACCCGACTACATGGACGCCCTGCAGAGCTTCACCTCCCCCCTGAACCCAGCTCACCAGCTGGGGACGCTCCG CCTGGAGGAATGCCGGATGATGTCTTCAGCCAAGCGACCTCTGTGGCTGAACTGGGAAAACCCAGATATGATGTCAGAGCTGCTCTTTCAGAACAACGagatcattttcaaaaatggagacg ATCTGAGGCAGGACATGCTGACGCTGCAGATCATTAGGATAATGGAGAACATCTGGCAGAACCAAGGCCTTGATCTCAG GATGCTGCCGTACGGCTGCCTGTCCATCGGCGACTGTGTGGGTCTGATCGAGGTGGTGAGGAACTCCCACACCATCATGCAGATCCAGTGCAAAGGAGGCCTGAAGGGGGCGCTGCAGTTCAACAGCCACACGCTGCATCAGTGGCTCAAGGATAAAAACAAGGGGGAGAT gTACGACCAGGCCATCGATCTGTTCACACGCTCCTGTGCTGGCTACTGCGTCGCCACCTTCATCCTGGGCATCGGCGACCGACACAACAGCAACATCATGGTGAAAGACGACGGACAG CTGTTCCACATAGACTTCGGTCATTTCCTCGatcacaagaagaagaagtttggCTACAAGAGGGAACGCGTTCCCTTCGTGCTCACGCAAGACTTCCTGATCGTCATCAGCAAAGGAACGCAGGAGTGCACAAAAACGAGGGAGTTCGAAAG GTTCCAGGAGATGTGCTACAAGGCGTACCTCGCCATCCGGCAGCACgccaacctcttcatcaaccTGTTCTCCATGATGCTGGGCTCCGGGATGCCTGAGCTGCAGTCGTTTGACGACATCGCCTACATCAGGAAGACGCTGGCGCTGGACAAGACGGAGCAGGAGGCGCTGGACTACTTCATGAAGCAGATGAACGACGCCCACCACGGCGGCTGGACCACCAAGATGGACTGGATCTTCCACACCATCCGTCAGCACGCCATGAACTGA